One region of Mycolicibacterium rhodesiae NBB3 genomic DNA includes:
- a CDS encoding AAA family ATPase yields the protein MTGFDSGRSGTDRPALKQQLTLTARLNTSASDTRRGVVRLHPEVIAALGIREWDAVSLTGSRTTAAVAGVAPSGTPTGTALLDDVTLSNAGVREDTGVLVAPATVYGARSVTLSGSNLATRSISPATLRQALLGKVMTVGDTVSLLPRELGPDIPTSAATSALASSVGITWTSELLTVTGVDPSGPVSVQPNSLVSWGDGVNPAATTSGQPTVTAAKEASAVAFDDLKGAHAQASRLTEWLKLALDQPQLLETLGATANLGVLVSGPAGVGKATMVRSVCADRRLVELDGPEVGALRAEERLSSVSSAVSTVRDGGGVLLITDIDALLPSPAEPVATLILTELRNAVATGGVAFVATSAVPDNVDPRLRTPDLCDRELGLSLPDGTIRKQLLEVLLRDVPAQTLDLGEIADRTPGFVVADLCALVREAALRAAARASTDNNPPSLTQEDLTGALSVIRPLSRSATEEVSVGSVTLEDVGDMAETKQALTEAVLWPLQHPETFERLGVEPPRGVLLYGPPGCGKTFVVRALASSGRLSVHAVKGAELMDKWVGSSEKAVRDLFRRARDSAPSLVFLDELDALAPRRGQSFDSGVTDRVVAALLTELDGIEPLRNVVVLGATNRPDLIDPALLRPGRLEKLVFVEPPDAEARREILRTAGKSVPLADDVDLDALAGQLDGYSAADCVALLRESALTAMRRSIDAAAVTADDVAKARETVRPSLDPGQIESLRAFSAAR from the coding sequence GTGACCGGTTTCGACTCGGGGCGCTCTGGAACCGACCGCCCCGCCCTCAAGCAGCAACTCACGCTGACCGCGCGCCTGAACACCTCGGCGTCGGACACCCGCCGTGGCGTGGTCCGGCTTCATCCCGAAGTCATTGCGGCGCTCGGTATCCGGGAGTGGGACGCGGTCTCGCTGACCGGCTCACGGACCACCGCCGCGGTGGCGGGTGTGGCCCCTTCGGGAACGCCGACCGGCACCGCGCTGCTCGACGATGTCACGTTGTCCAACGCAGGTGTCCGCGAGGACACCGGGGTGCTCGTCGCTCCGGCGACAGTCTACGGCGCGAGGTCGGTGACGTTGTCCGGCTCCAATCTCGCCACCCGGTCGATCTCACCGGCGACGCTGCGTCAGGCCCTGCTCGGCAAGGTGATGACGGTCGGTGACACGGTGTCGCTGCTCCCGCGTGAGCTCGGCCCCGACATCCCCACGTCGGCGGCCACGTCGGCGCTGGCGTCGTCGGTCGGCATCACCTGGACCTCCGAATTGCTGACGGTGACGGGCGTCGATCCTTCCGGACCCGTGAGCGTACAACCCAATTCGTTGGTGAGCTGGGGGGACGGCGTGAACCCCGCGGCGACGACGTCGGGCCAACCGACGGTCACCGCCGCCAAGGAGGCGAGCGCCGTTGCTTTCGACGACCTCAAGGGTGCGCACGCCCAGGCGTCGCGGCTGACCGAGTGGCTCAAGCTCGCACTCGACCAGCCTCAGCTGCTCGAGACACTCGGCGCGACAGCCAATCTCGGTGTTCTCGTCTCCGGACCGGCCGGCGTCGGCAAGGCGACGATGGTGCGATCGGTGTGCGCCGACCGGCGACTCGTCGAACTCGACGGCCCCGAAGTGGGTGCGCTACGCGCCGAGGAACGGCTCTCCAGCGTGTCGTCGGCGGTATCGACGGTCCGCGACGGTGGCGGCGTGCTGCTCATCACCGATATCGACGCCCTGCTTCCCTCACCCGCGGAACCCGTTGCGACGCTGATCCTTACCGAGTTGCGCAACGCCGTCGCCACCGGTGGGGTCGCGTTCGTCGCCACCTCCGCGGTGCCCGACAACGTCGATCCCCGGCTGCGAACACCCGACCTCTGCGATCGTGAACTCGGCTTGAGTCTGCCCGACGGGACGATCCGCAAGCAGCTGCTGGAAGTTCTCTTGCGCGACGTCCCGGCGCAAACTCTGGACCTTGGCGAGATCGCGGACCGCACACCGGGTTTCGTCGTCGCCGACCTGTGCGCGCTGGTGCGCGAGGCGGCGCTGCGGGCGGCGGCGCGGGCCAGCACCGATAACAACCCGCCGTCGCTGACGCAGGAGGACCTCACCGGTGCGCTGAGCGTCATCCGTCCCCTGTCGAGGTCGGCCACCGAGGAGGTGTCGGTCGGATCGGTGACGCTCGAGGACGTCGGCGACATGGCCGAGACCAAGCAGGCATTGACCGAGGCCGTGCTGTGGCCGCTTCAGCATCCGGAGACCTTCGAGCGACTCGGCGTCGAACCGCCGCGCGGCGTTCTGCTCTATGGTCCCCCCGGCTGCGGCAAAACGTTCGTGGTGCGGGCGCTGGCCAGCTCGGGTCGCCTGAGCGTGCACGCCGTCAAGGGTGCCGAGCTCATGGACAAATGGGTCGGCTCATCGGAGAAGGCGGTGCGCGACCTGTTCCGTCGCGCCCGTGATTCCGCACCCTCGCTGGTGTTTCTCGATGAACTCGACGCCTTGGCGCCGCGGCGCGGCCAAAGCTTCGATTCTGGCGTCACCGACCGGGTGGTGGCTGCATTGCTGACCGAGCTCGACGGCATCGAGCCGCTGCGCAACGTGGTCGTACTCGGGGCGACGAACCGTCCCGACCTGATCGACCCGGCCCTGTTGCGGCCGGGCCGGCTGGAGAAGCTGGTGTTCGTCGAGCCGCCCGACGCCGAGGCGCGCCGCGAAATCTTGCGCACCGCAGGAAAATCCGTCCCGCTCGCCGACGACGTCGACCTCGATGCACTGGCCGGTCAGCTCGACGGCTACAGCGCCGCCGACTGTGTGGCGTTGCTGCGGGAGTCCGCGCTGACGGCGATGCGGCGCTCCATCGACGCCGCCGCGGTCACCGCCGACGACGTGGCCAAGGCCCGCGAAACCGTGCGGCCGTCGCTCGACCCCGGTCAGATCGAGTCGCTACGGGCGTTCTCTGCGGCGC
- a CDS encoding SDR family NAD(P)-dependent oxidoreductase produces the protein MSAKWTAADVPDQSGRTAIITGSNTGIGYEAAAVLAARGAHVVLAVRNPAKGDEAAARIRTMSPNAVVSVQELDLTSLDSIRAAADALRTAHPRIDLLINNAGVMHTPRSKTKDGFELQFGTNHLGHFAFTGQLLDNLLPVAGSRVVTVSSQAHRFRGAIDFDDLQSEQKYDRATAYARSKIANLMFTYELARRLEASGAPTIATAAHPGSSNTELTRNYPSFLQGAVNVVWGLISQSAEMGALPTLRAATDPGVRNGEYYGPDGMGEQRGHPKRVDSNRQSHDVAVQRRLWDVSEKLTDVSFGV, from the coding sequence ATGAGCGCCAAATGGACCGCGGCCGATGTGCCGGACCAATCCGGACGCACAGCGATCATCACCGGCTCCAACACCGGCATCGGCTACGAAGCCGCCGCCGTCCTCGCCGCACGAGGTGCGCACGTCGTGCTCGCCGTCCGCAATCCCGCCAAGGGAGACGAAGCCGCCGCCCGTATCAGGACGATGAGCCCGAATGCGGTCGTCTCCGTGCAGGAACTCGACCTGACGTCGCTGGACAGCATCCGCGCCGCGGCCGACGCCCTGCGCACCGCGCATCCGCGCATCGATCTGCTCATCAACAACGCGGGCGTGATGCACACACCGCGATCGAAGACCAAGGACGGTTTCGAGCTGCAGTTCGGCACCAACCATCTCGGGCACTTCGCATTCACCGGTCAGCTGCTCGACAACCTGCTGCCCGTGGCCGGCTCGCGGGTGGTGACCGTCAGCAGCCAGGCCCACCGTTTCCGCGGCGCCATCGACTTCGACGACCTGCAGTCGGAGCAGAAGTACGACCGGGCGACCGCGTATGCGCGGTCCAAGATCGCCAACCTGATGTTCACCTACGAGCTGGCACGGCGATTGGAAGCGAGTGGGGCGCCGACGATTGCGACGGCCGCGCACCCGGGCAGCTCGAACACGGAGCTGACGCGCAACTACCCCAGTTTTCTGCAAGGCGCCGTGAACGTGGTGTGGGGATTGATTTCGCAGAGTGCGGAAATGGGGGCGCTGCCGACGCTGCGTGCGGCCACCGATCCCGGCGTGCGCAACGGCGAGTACTACGGACCCGACGGCATGGGTGAACAGCGCGGCCACCCGAAACGTGTTGATTCCAATAGGCAGTCGCACGATGTGGCCGTGCAGCGCCGGCTGTGGGACGTGTCCGAGAAGCTCACCGACGTCAGCTTCGGTGTCTGA
- the moeA gene encoding molybdopterin molybdotransferase MoeA: MRSVEEHQRTVAALIGRRPAVTVPISDTLGLVLAADVVAPLSLPGFDNSAMDGYAVVAEDISGATAEEPVRLPVAEDIPAGRTDQLTLTPGTAHRIMTGAPLPAGATAVIPVESTNGATDTVEIRASAKPGQHIRRAGEDVTAGTTVLRAGQVVSPAALGLAAALGLAELSVIPRQRVLVMSTGSELVAPGTPLQPGQIYESNAVMLAAALRDAGADVVAAPTTGDDVDAFRDALTRHRSDADLIITTGGVSAGAYEVVKDALGAGRPATSGLSGEVEFVKVAMQPGMPQGSGVVDGTPIITFPGNPVSALVSFEVFLRSPLRRAMGLPNADRPRRSAVLTEDLTSPRGKRQFRRGVLDPEAGTVTSYGPPASHHLRWLASANCLLEIDENTAELAGGSNVQVWDLA, translated from the coding sequence ATGCGATCCGTCGAGGAGCATCAGCGCACCGTGGCGGCTCTGATCGGTCGCCGACCGGCGGTCACCGTCCCCATCTCCGACACGCTCGGGCTCGTCCTCGCCGCCGACGTGGTGGCTCCGCTGTCGCTGCCCGGCTTCGACAACTCCGCGATGGACGGCTATGCGGTTGTCGCCGAGGATATTTCGGGCGCAACCGCTGAGGAGCCAGTACGCCTTCCGGTCGCAGAAGACATCCCGGCCGGCCGGACCGACCAGCTCACCCTCACCCCCGGCACCGCCCACCGGATCATGACCGGCGCGCCACTGCCCGCCGGTGCCACCGCCGTCATACCCGTCGAGTCCACCAACGGCGCCACCGACACCGTCGAGATCCGCGCGAGCGCCAAACCGGGTCAACACATCCGCCGCGCGGGTGAGGACGTCACCGCAGGCACGACGGTGCTGCGCGCCGGACAGGTCGTCAGTCCCGCCGCGCTCGGTCTTGCCGCCGCCCTCGGACTCGCCGAGTTGTCCGTCATCCCGCGCCAGCGCGTGCTGGTGATGTCGACGGGATCCGAACTCGTCGCGCCGGGCACACCTCTTCAACCCGGTCAGATCTACGAATCCAACGCGGTGATGCTCGCCGCGGCGTTGCGCGATGCCGGCGCCGACGTGGTGGCCGCGCCGACAACGGGCGACGACGTCGACGCGTTCCGCGATGCGCTGACCCGCCATCGCAGCGACGCCGACCTGATCATCACGACCGGTGGTGTCAGCGCGGGCGCGTACGAGGTCGTCAAGGATGCGCTCGGAGCCGGACGGCCGGCGACATCGGGCCTGAGCGGCGAGGTGGAATTCGTCAAGGTCGCGATGCAGCCCGGTATGCCGCAGGGCTCGGGCGTTGTCGACGGCACGCCGATCATCACGTTCCCGGGTAACCCGGTCAGCGCGCTGGTGTCCTTCGAGGTGTTCCTGCGCTCGCCGCTGCGGCGTGCGATGGGGCTGCCCAACGCCGATCGCCCCAGGCGCTCGGCCGTGCTGACCGAGGACCTCACGTCGCCGCGCGGCAAGCGTCAGTTCCGCCGCGGAGTCCTCGACCCAGAGGCAGGTACCGTCACCAGTTACGGACCGCCGGCATCGCATCACCTGCGCTGGTTGGCGTCGGCGAACTGTCTGTTGGAGATCGATGAGAACACCGCCGAACTCGCCGGTGGGTCCAATGTTCAAGTGTGGGACTTGGCATAG
- a CDS encoding phosphatidylserine decarboxylase: protein MARRPDIQSGPARFAALVRTSVPPMHPAGLPFVGASLAVAALGYRSRWLRRAGLASAAANAAFFRHPPRVPPTRGGLVVAPADGLICLIQEAVPPAELGLPSTPLLRVSIFLSILDTHVQRAPIGGEVVGVAHRPGKFHSAELEAASELNERNSVVIRSPEGAEVIAVQIAGLVARRIVCNTKVGDKLSIGETYGLIRYGSRLDTYLPAGSNLLVSVGQRALGGETVLAELPSAPGATS, encoded by the coding sequence ATGGCCAGACGCCCCGACATTCAATCCGGCCCGGCGCGGTTCGCTGCGCTGGTCCGCACCTCCGTCCCTCCGATGCACCCGGCCGGGCTGCCGTTCGTCGGCGCGAGCCTCGCCGTTGCTGCGCTCGGGTACCGCAGCCGCTGGTTGCGGCGGGCAGGGCTCGCGTCCGCAGCGGCCAATGCCGCGTTCTTCCGGCACCCGCCGCGGGTACCACCGACCCGCGGCGGCCTCGTCGTCGCGCCGGCGGACGGACTGATCTGCCTCATCCAGGAGGCGGTGCCACCGGCCGAACTCGGCCTGCCCTCAACGCCATTGCTGCGGGTCAGCATCTTCCTGTCGATCTTGGACACCCACGTGCAACGCGCTCCCATCGGTGGCGAGGTGGTTGGCGTCGCCCACCGGCCGGGGAAGTTTCATTCCGCCGAACTGGAAGCCGCAAGCGAGCTCAACGAACGCAACAGCGTGGTCATCCGCAGTCCAGAAGGTGCGGAGGTGATCGCTGTGCAGATCGCCGGTCTGGTGGCCCGCCGGATCGTGTGCAACACCAAGGTGGGCGACAAGCTCTCGATCGGCGAGACGTACGGCCTGATCCGCTACGGCTCACGGCTGGACACGTACCTGCCCGCCGGATCGAACCTGCTCGTGTCAGTCGGCCAGCGCGCACTCGGTGGCGAAACGGTACTGGCCGAATTGCCCTCAGCCCCCGGGGCGACTTCGTGA
- the pssA gene encoding CDP-diacylglycerol--serine O-phosphatidyltransferase has translation MIKPRVKAPVISLRILPSAMTVTAICLGLSAVKFALDGRPTESMAFLAVAAILDALDGRMARILKATSRMGEEIDSLADAVNFGVAPAFIVYATLLSSSRIGWIVVLLYAVCIVLRLARFNAMLDVVKPDYENKYFVGMPAPAGAIGAIGPLAAKMQFGDGWWTSEIAVVIWIVGVSLLAVSSLPMRKIHTFAVSPNMVPLLLVAVAILVAASILFPYLVILAIIIGYVIHIPFAIRTRRFLAAHPEVWDDKPRQQRQARRAIRRAQPHRRSVMRLGLRRPGS, from the coding sequence GTGATCAAACCCCGAGTCAAGGCGCCGGTGATCAGCCTGCGCATCCTGCCCAGCGCCATGACCGTGACCGCCATCTGTCTCGGTTTGAGCGCCGTGAAATTTGCGCTCGACGGCAGACCGACGGAGTCGATGGCGTTTCTGGCCGTTGCGGCGATTCTCGACGCGCTCGACGGCCGCATGGCTCGGATCCTGAAGGCCACGTCCCGGATGGGCGAGGAGATCGACTCGCTCGCCGACGCGGTGAACTTCGGCGTCGCACCGGCATTCATCGTCTACGCGACGCTGCTCTCGTCATCGCGCATCGGCTGGATCGTGGTGCTGCTGTACGCGGTGTGCATCGTCTTGCGGCTGGCCCGGTTCAACGCAATGCTCGACGTCGTCAAGCCGGACTACGAGAACAAGTATTTCGTCGGCATGCCGGCCCCCGCCGGGGCGATCGGCGCGATCGGACCCTTGGCGGCCAAGATGCAGTTCGGCGACGGCTGGTGGACCTCTGAAATCGCCGTTGTGATCTGGATCGTCGGCGTTTCGCTACTCGCCGTCAGCTCGCTCCCGATGCGTAAGATCCATACCTTCGCGGTGTCGCCGAACATGGTTCCGCTGCTCCTGGTGGCAGTCGCGATTCTGGTAGCCGCGTCGATACTCTTCCCCTACCTCGTGATCCTGGCGATCATCATCGGGTACGTCATCCACATCCCGTTCGCGATCCGGACCCGGCGATTCCTGGCCGCGCATCCCGAGGTGTGGGACGACAAACCCCGACAACAGCGGCAGGCACGACGGGCGATCCGCCGCGCGCAGCCGCACCGCCGGTCCGTGATGCGACTCGGGTTGCGCAGGCCGGGCTCCTGA